In Listeria cossartiae subsp. cossartiae, one genomic interval encodes:
- a CDS encoding AEC family transporter, with translation MEFLLILLPVFGIFAIGFVGQKTLKFDIPNLSKLTLYLMSPFLAFNTFYTNPLSMDYVYLAIYIFALCLSLILLVSLISFLLGYNLQDRCALILASAFMNNGNYGTPVVLLVFGAVGLDIAVVLMVLQQLAMSTIGIYFAAKGSKDANGMKTVMKRVVRMPIAYGALLGLALQLLHVSLPSALMTCVKLVGDAAIPTIMIVLGMQLAVISFRRIELSKVGIALVLKLLIAPIIAFGLTLILPVDEMTKQIMILLAAMPTAANTTLMAVQFDTKPDLVSSATFISTVLSIITLPIVLYFLHPVF, from the coding sequence ATGGAGTTTCTACTTATTTTATTACCAGTTTTTGGAATTTTTGCAATTGGGTTTGTTGGGCAGAAAACGTTAAAATTTGATATTCCAAACTTATCTAAACTTACGCTTTATTTAATGTCGCCGTTTCTTGCATTTAATACTTTTTATACGAATCCACTCTCGATGGATTATGTTTATTTGGCGATTTACATCTTTGCGCTTTGCTTGAGTTTGATTTTGCTGGTCAGTTTGATTAGTTTTTTGCTTGGCTACAACTTGCAAGATCGTTGCGCGCTTATTTTGGCTAGTGCGTTTATGAATAACGGGAATTATGGAACACCTGTTGTGCTGCTTGTTTTTGGGGCTGTTGGGCTTGATATTGCAGTTGTTTTAATGGTATTGCAACAGCTAGCAATGAGCACGATTGGGATTTATTTTGCTGCTAAAGGAAGTAAAGATGCTAATGGCATGAAAACGGTGATGAAACGTGTTGTTCGGATGCCGATTGCTTATGGGGCTTTGCTTGGGCTCGCCCTTCAACTACTACATGTTTCCCTTCCATCTGCCTTAATGACTTGTGTGAAACTTGTTGGTGATGCGGCGATTCCGACGATTATGATCGTACTGGGGATGCAACTAGCGGTGATTTCCTTTAGACGGATTGAGCTTTCGAAAGTCGGGATTGCCTTGGTGCTAAAATTGCTTATTGCTCCCATTATCGCTTTCGGTTTAACATTAATCCTTCCGGTAGATGAAATGACCAAACAGATCATGATTTTGCTAGCGGCAATGCCAACTGCAGCGAATACCACTTTGATGGCGGTTCAATTTGATACAAAACCTGATTTGGTTTCTAGCGCCACTTTTATTAGTACCGTTTTAAGCATTATTACATTACCTATTGTGCTCTATTTTCTACATCCAGTTTTCTAA
- a CDS encoding transposase: MPTKKYTEKFKISLVYLHYKGTSKQTLCDDFGVSIASLSRWIKGYDPTSVDLNEAANILQMYELKKQKAKLEAEVVALTKAIKLFNSDFNAS; this comes from the coding sequence ATGCCTACTAAAAAATACACCGAAAAATTTAAAATTAGCCTCGTTTATTTACATTATAAAGGAACATCTAAACAAACATTATGTGATGACTTTGGTGTTTCAATCGCGTCCCTTTCTAGATGGATTAAAGGATACGATCCAACTAGTGTCGATTTAAATGAAGCAGCCAATATCTTACAAATGTACGAACTTAAAAAACAAAAAGCGAAATTAGAAGCAGAAGTAGTAGCACTTACAAAAGCAATCAAGCTTTTCAATTCTGATTTTAATGCCAGTTAA
- a CDS encoding Rgg/GadR/MutR family transcriptional regulator: protein MVAYGELIREVRLSKGLTQKEVYTGIISKSYAIGFEKGKHDITLVLFEEILKRVMLSSDEFFFMNRGYSLAEEDNFWYKFANAANQKSLAELQVLHNEVLQQKGERANLRKAIVHSRIEVHEQFLLNNKFDVSIVSKEDKEVIQTYLWKVQSWTLEEIRIFANSVDYFDEDVQIYFFQLVLKSIEKYKHYDRGKKVFSTLLTNITEELIARNQLDYATQLLEILYELSSSHDCAFYRIMHKYYQGLIWMKSEQIEQGYNKAKSAIEILDTLGYESLALLYQTLLMQFLEKEQIQLL, encoded by the coding sequence ATGGTTGCTTACGGGGAATTAATTCGAGAAGTACGGCTCTCTAAAGGCTTAACGCAAAAAGAAGTCTATACCGGAATTATTTCGAAGTCCTACGCAATAGGTTTTGAAAAAGGCAAACATGATATTACATTAGTATTATTTGAAGAAATTTTGAAACGGGTGATGCTCAGCTCGGATGAATTTTTCTTTATGAATAGAGGCTACTCACTGGCGGAAGAAGATAATTTTTGGTACAAATTTGCTAATGCAGCTAATCAAAAAAGTTTGGCGGAATTACAAGTGTTACACAACGAAGTATTGCAGCAAAAAGGCGAAAGAGCGAACCTGAGGAAAGCTATCGTCCACTCAAGAATCGAAGTCCACGAACAATTCCTTTTAAATAATAAATTTGATGTGAGCATCGTTTCCAAAGAAGACAAAGAAGTTATCCAGACCTATTTGTGGAAAGTGCAATCATGGACGCTAGAGGAAATTCGTATTTTTGCGAATTCGGTCGATTATTTTGACGAAGATGTACAAATTTACTTTTTCCAATTAGTCTTGAAATCTATTGAAAAATACAAACATTATGATCGCGGCAAGAAAGTATTTTCGACCCTTTTAACGAATATAACAGAGGAATTAATTGCCCGAAATCAACTTGACTATGCGACGCAATTATTAGAAATATTATACGAGTTATCGTCATCGCATGACTGTGCTTTTTACCGAATTATGCACAAATACTATCAAGGCTTGATTTGGATGAAAAGCGAGCAAATCGAACAAGGTTACAATAAGGCTAAAAGTGCCATAGAAATTCTTGATACGCTTGGCTATGAATCACTTGCGCTACTTTATCAGACATTACTCATGCAGTTTTTAGAGAAAGAGCAGATTCAACTACTATAA
- a CDS encoding diguanylate phosphodiesterase, giving the protein MCVMKGVNGILTQQYQLVLQDQYDPRSGQLIKKEIIPTKNLVEELTSYMLCIKNQTEYGNFIKWYEREIRQVMKEHPEQHFIMKISFQQLYFRETMLLLENLQAFSKRMTIELVGDSRISAGERAHFSIDDSDAFLKGRLKMLKKWHYFISKHIETGAMEQTLIFTPYIDELKYSLKKESKLLDNHTELTFFLSFWKKWATLRCVHFVVIVDEVSTDFPEDVNIRCEM; this is encoded by the coding sequence ATGTGTGTAATGAAAGGAGTGAATGGCATTTTGACTCAGCAATACCAGCTAGTGCTTCAAGATCAATATGATCCAAGAAGTGGTCAACTAATCAAAAAAGAAATAATCCCCACTAAAAACTTAGTAGAAGAACTCACTTCCTATATGTTATGCATAAAAAATCAAACAGAGTATGGCAATTTTATCAAATGGTATGAACGTGAAATTCGCCAAGTAATGAAAGAGCATCCCGAGCAACACTTTATTATGAAGATTTCTTTTCAACAATTATACTTCCGAGAAACGATGCTCTTATTAGAAAACTTACAAGCGTTTAGCAAACGAATGACGATTGAGTTAGTAGGAGACAGCCGAATAAGTGCTGGTGAAAGAGCGCATTTTTCCATAGATGACAGTGATGCTTTTCTCAAAGGGAGATTGAAAATGCTGAAAAAATGGCATTATTTTATTTCCAAGCATATTGAAACTGGCGCAATGGAACAAACACTTATTTTCACACCTTACATCGATGAATTAAAATACAGTTTGAAAAAAGAGTCAAAACTACTTGATAATCATACAGAATTAACATTTTTTCTATCTTTCTGGAAAAAATGGGCTACGCTTCGGTGTGTTCATTTTGTTGTCATTGTGGATGAAGTGTCCACTGATTTTCCAGAAGATGTAAATATACGCTGTGAAATGTAG
- a CDS encoding MucBP domain-containing protein, which translates to MFISCKKLIISILAVIITVSLGSGAFSPIHAHADATLNPNGFTVLVKYLDEAGTEIAPSETLTEYYYVSVEKSIPGYKLTETPSNATGRITDSGIEVHYIYERAIKVSYVDETGKELLPTVEVADSDAAVLETIPDYTFVRKDVSADSSQIIFRYKKNVSTIPDFGKPNQVTVNYVDENNVQIAPSLYLSGLFNDAYQVPMKKIKGYTLLKYDPEILGVFTESAQTINIIYQKDAPEQTPSLENPPEPIIPAEPQLETPKVEITEKPNSPKEQTAPKTVKATKVKAEKQPAKAILPKTGDSSIDLLITCLGIIIISCGIYLLVQQTQKRRRKE; encoded by the coding sequence GTGTTTATAAGTTGTAAAAAATTAATTATAAGTATTTTAGCTGTAATCATTACCGTGAGTTTGGGCAGTGGAGCCTTTTCACCAATCCATGCGCATGCAGATGCGACACTAAATCCAAATGGTTTTACGGTGCTTGTAAAATATCTGGATGAAGCAGGAACGGAAATCGCGCCGTCAGAAACGTTAACGGAGTACTATTATGTATCGGTCGAAAAAAGTATTCCCGGTTACAAATTGACAGAAACACCTAGTAATGCAACCGGTAGAATTACCGACTCAGGTATCGAAGTGCATTATATTTATGAAAGAGCGATTAAAGTGAGCTACGTGGATGAAACAGGGAAAGAGTTGTTACCTACTGTAGAAGTAGCAGATAGCGATGCGGCTGTATTAGAAACTATCCCTGATTATACATTTGTACGAAAAGATGTTAGCGCAGATAGCTCGCAGATTATTTTTCGTTATAAAAAGAACGTTTCTACTATTCCTGATTTTGGAAAACCGAATCAAGTAACGGTTAATTATGTGGATGAAAACAATGTCCAAATTGCGCCATCGTTATATTTGAGTGGACTTTTCAACGATGCCTACCAAGTGCCAATGAAAAAAATCAAAGGTTATACGCTACTAAAATACGATCCAGAAATTCTAGGTGTATTCACAGAAAGCGCACAAACAATCAATATTATTTACCAGAAAGATGCACCTGAACAAACCCCAAGTTTAGAAAATCCGCCAGAGCCAATCATCCCAGCAGAGCCTCAACTAGAAACGCCTAAAGTAGAAATCACAGAAAAACCAAATTCGCCAAAAGAACAAACCGCACCAAAAACGGTGAAAGCTACTAAAGTTAAAGCAGAAAAACAACCAGCCAAAGCAATTTTGCCAAAAACAGGTGATAGCTCGATAGATTTATTAATCACTTGTCTTGGTATTATTATCATCTCTTGTGGAATTTATTTACTCGTGCAACAAACCCAAAAACGCCGTCGTAAAGAATAA
- the psiE gene encoding phosphate-starvation-inducible protein PsiE — translation MKRLEKISSIVPIVLRITLNLALIMVGFTLVAFLIREAFTIFNNIFFLDTDVSYYYMTQDILTFFLYFEFIALIVKYFESHFHFPLRYFIYIGITAIIRFIIVDHSSATSTLILSGAILLLVAALFLANTKMLKREG, via the coding sequence ATGAAACGATTAGAAAAAATCTCTTCAATTGTTCCCATCGTGCTACGAATCACCTTAAATCTGGCGCTTATTATGGTCGGCTTTACCCTTGTTGCTTTTTTAATTAGAGAGGCATTTACGATATTCAATAATATTTTCTTCTTAGACACGGACGTTTCTTACTATTATATGACACAAGATATTTTGACGTTTTTCCTTTACTTTGAATTTATTGCGCTCATTGTTAAATATTTCGAATCTCATTTTCATTTCCCGCTGCGCTACTTTATATATATTGGTATCACAGCGATTATTCGATTTATTATTGTCGACCACTCTAGCGCAACTTCCACGCTGATACTTTCAGGGGCGATTTTACTACTGGTCGCGGCGCTGTTTTTAGCGAATACGAAGATGCTCAAGCGAGAAGGCTAA
- a CDS encoding ABC transporter ATP-binding protein, whose product MLKRFFSYYKPYRTLFIIDFGCAVLAAILELAFPVAVNHVIDTLLPGKDFGLIITAALALLFFYILNTFMQYIVTYFGHMLGLNIETDMRRDLFSHLQKQPFGFYDNQKTGKLMSRMTTDLFEIGEVAHHGPEDIFISIMSLFGAFFLMLNINVKLAISTFILVPILTVLIVYFNKRMTKVTTGIFKDLGNFNAGVENAISGVRVVQAFANEPHEKGRFALLNQAYRKSKLMFYKVMGLSFSFNYFLMRLISLFALLFGAYFTINGEISYGEFVGFILLTNVFIRPIEKINNVIESYPKGFAGFKRFLEVMDTEPAIQDEKDAKPAGEFRGDINYNQVSFEYSDGKNVLNHINLSIKAGETVAFVGPSGAGKTTICNLLPRFYEVSDGEITIDGENIKRFTLPSLRAQIGVVQQDVFLFSGTVRENIAYGKLDASKEEIEHVVKLAHLSKVVEEMPDGLDTIIGERGVKLSGGQKQRLAIARMFLKNPPILILDEATSALDTETEQVIQASLEELAEGRTTLIIAHRLATIKHADRIIVVNETGIAETGTHDELLAKENGAYKRLYDAQFNTI is encoded by the coding sequence ATTCTAAAACGATTTTTTAGTTATTATAAACCGTATCGGACGCTGTTTATCATTGATTTTGGGTGCGCCGTTTTAGCTGCTATTTTGGAGCTGGCTTTTCCAGTCGCTGTAAACCACGTGATCGATACGTTACTTCCAGGAAAAGATTTTGGGCTGATTATTACTGCGGCACTCGCCTTACTATTCTTTTACATACTTAATACATTTATGCAGTACATTGTCACTTATTTTGGCCATATGCTTGGTCTTAACATAGAAACAGATATGCGCAGAGATCTATTCAGTCATTTGCAAAAACAACCATTTGGTTTTTATGACAATCAGAAAACTGGGAAACTGATGTCGCGAATGACAACCGATTTATTTGAAATTGGTGAAGTAGCGCATCATGGTCCGGAAGATATTTTTATTTCGATTATGTCGCTTTTCGGTGCATTTTTCTTAATGTTAAATATCAATGTGAAATTAGCGATTTCGACATTTATCTTAGTGCCAATTTTGACCGTGTTAATTGTTTATTTCAACAAACGAATGACGAAAGTAACGACCGGGATTTTTAAAGATTTAGGGAATTTTAACGCCGGGGTTGAAAATGCCATCAGCGGGGTGCGCGTCGTTCAAGCATTTGCTAACGAGCCGCATGAAAAAGGACGCTTTGCACTACTCAACCAAGCCTACCGTAAATCAAAATTAATGTTCTACAAAGTGATGGGTCTAAGTTTTTCATTTAACTATTTCTTGATGCGCTTGATTAGCTTATTTGCGCTTTTATTTGGAGCTTACTTCACGATAAATGGCGAAATTTCATACGGAGAATTTGTCGGCTTTATCTTGCTGACAAACGTGTTCATCAGACCAATCGAGAAAATTAACAACGTAATCGAAAGCTATCCAAAAGGTTTCGCGGGCTTTAAACGATTCCTAGAAGTGATGGATACAGAACCAGCCATCCAAGACGAAAAGGATGCCAAACCAGCCGGGGAGTTCCGTGGCGACATCAATTACAACCAAGTATCTTTTGAATATAGTGATGGAAAAAATGTGCTAAATCATATTAACCTTTCTATTAAAGCCGGCGAAACAGTCGCATTTGTCGGGCCGAGTGGTGCTGGGAAAACGACGATTTGTAATTTATTGCCACGTTTTTATGAAGTATCAGATGGTGAAATTACGATTGATGGTGAAAATATTAAACGATTCACTTTACCGTCCTTGCGAGCACAAATCGGCGTTGTGCAACAAGATGTCTTTTTGTTTTCCGGGACAGTTCGCGAAAATATCGCCTACGGAAAATTAGATGCTAGCAAAGAAGAAATTGAGCATGTCGTGAAACTCGCGCATCTTTCCAAAGTAGTAGAAGAAATGCCAGATGGCCTTGATACAATTATTGGCGAACGCGGCGTAAAACTTTCCGGCGGGCAAAAACAACGATTAGCGATTGCGCGAATGTTTTTGAAAAATCCACCCATTTTAATTTTAGATGAGGCCACATCGGCACTGGATACCGAAACCGAACAAGTAATTCAAGCCTCGTTAGAAGAGTTAGCGGAAGGAAGAACAACCTTAATTATCGCACACCGACTGGCGACAATTAAACACGCCGACCGTATTATCGTTGTCAATGAAACGGGCATCGCCGAAACCGGCACGCACGATGAACTTTTAGCAAAAGAAAATGGCGCATATAAACGATTATATGATGCCCAATTTAATACGATTTAA
- a CDS encoding MFS transporter, with protein MVQSKSTTSLINKKTLLFGLISVFLCGMGFSIIMPVVPFLVAPYVSNASEQALMVTLLTSVYALCVFFAAPGLGALSDRFGRRPVLLICFIGSAIGYFIFGLGGALWMLFLGRVIEGITGGSISTLFAFFADITPQEQRTKYFGWVSAAAGAGAALGPAFGGLLAHFGYAMPFFFGAAITLLNFMFGYFYMPESLQAEHRLKRIPLIRLNPFSQLLQILTIKNLSRLLVAAFLIWVPNGSLQAVMTQFTIDSFSWKPALIGMMFSIMGIQDILSQAFVMPKLLLKLTDKQIAIMGMIAEIIGYALIAASSIFTLAPLLIIGMFVFGFGDSIFGPAFNGMVSKSASASEQGRIQGGSQAIQSLARIIGPIIGGQIYITLGHAAPAVMGVILITAAIFVLYQRTRPAS; from the coding sequence ATGGTTCAATCTAAATCTACAACTTCTTTAATTAATAAAAAAACGTTACTTTTCGGGCTTATATCTGTTTTCCTTTGCGGGATGGGCTTTAGTATTATTATGCCTGTTGTCCCTTTTCTAGTCGCGCCTTATGTGAGTAATGCCAGCGAGCAGGCGTTGATGGTGACGCTACTTACATCAGTTTATGCGCTTTGTGTGTTCTTTGCGGCGCCGGGGCTTGGAGCTTTGAGTGATCGATTTGGCAGACGTCCGGTTTTACTAATTTGTTTTATTGGCTCTGCAATTGGTTATTTTATTTTCGGGCTTGGTGGGGCGCTGTGGATGCTCTTTCTTGGTCGGGTGATTGAAGGAATTACTGGCGGTAGCATTAGTACGCTGTTCGCCTTCTTTGCTGATATTACGCCGCAAGAGCAACGGACGAAATATTTTGGTTGGGTTAGTGCCGCTGCTGGTGCGGGCGCTGCGCTTGGTCCCGCTTTTGGTGGATTGCTCGCTCATTTTGGTTATGCGATGCCTTTTTTCTTTGGGGCAGCGATTACTTTACTCAACTTTATGTTTGGTTATTTTTACATGCCGGAAAGTTTACAAGCAGAACATCGGTTAAAACGCATTCCGCTGATACGGCTCAACCCTTTTTCTCAGTTGCTTCAAATCCTGACGATAAAAAATTTAAGTCGTTTGCTCGTTGCGGCGTTCTTGATTTGGGTGCCAAATGGTTCACTGCAAGCTGTCATGACGCAATTTACGATTGATAGTTTTAGTTGGAAACCAGCTTTAATCGGGATGATGTTTTCGATTATGGGGATTCAAGATATCCTTTCGCAAGCGTTCGTTATGCCCAAACTGCTGCTCAAGTTAACGGATAAACAAATCGCGATTATGGGAATGATTGCCGAAATTATTGGCTATGCGCTAATTGCGGCTTCCTCGATTTTCACACTTGCGCCACTGCTTATTATCGGCATGTTCGTTTTCGGATTCGGCGACTCGATTTTTGGTCCTGCTTTCAATGGAATGGTTTCCAAATCGGCTAGTGCAAGCGAACAAGGTCGAATTCAAGGTGGTAGTCAAGCGATTCAATCGTTGGCGCGCATTATCGGTCCAATTATCGGCGGGCAAATTTACATCACGCTTGGTCACGCTGCCCCTGCCGTTATGGGTGTCATTTTAATAACTGCAGCAATTTTCGTTCTCTATCAACGAACTCGCCCGGCAAGTTAA
- a CDS encoding MarR family transcriptional regulator, translated as MDKNEQVMASVRDLFNKLAWINKVKMEKALEGYKPSEVHCIEYIAKNEDPNVTKLAEAFYMTKSAISKITKKLMDKGYIESYQKPENKKEIYFRLTAKGDEINQVHDSLHQEFLDRDKVVFEDVSDAQYAEVLKFVDKYSQHLDTEMKKVLDAKSE; from the coding sequence ATGGATAAAAATGAACAAGTCATGGCAAGTGTCAGGGATTTATTTAATAAGCTCGCATGGATTAACAAAGTGAAAATGGAAAAGGCGCTGGAAGGATATAAACCCTCCGAAGTCCACTGCATTGAATATATTGCCAAAAATGAAGATCCTAATGTGACAAAACTGGCAGAAGCTTTTTATATGACGAAAAGTGCGATTAGTAAAATCACGAAAAAACTGATGGATAAAGGCTATATCGAAAGCTATCAAAAGCCGGAAAATAAAAAAGAAATCTATTTTCGCTTAACTGCTAAAGGTGACGAAATTAATCAAGTGCATGATAGTTTACATCAAGAATTTCTTGATCGTGATAAAGTGGTTTTTGAAGATGTGTCGGATGCGCAATATGCGGAAGTTTTAAAATTTGTTGATAAATATAGCCAACATTTGGATACTGAAATGAAGAAAGTGTTAGATGCCAAATCTGAATAA
- a CDS encoding calcium-transporting ATPase → MEIYRKSAAETFTQLEATEKGLTTSEVTKRQEKYGFNELKNKKKDPLWKLFLETFKDPMVIVLVIAALVQLVLGEVVESLIIFLVLIVNSIISVVQTRKAESSLDALREMSAPVAKVIRDGSKQSIHARELVPGDVVILDAGDFVPADGRLFESGSLKIDEGMLTGESEAVEKYIDTIPDEVGLGDRVNMVFSGSLVVYGRGMFVVTGTASETEIGKIAGLLETAEAKQTPLQRKLESFSKKLGIGILALCVLIFAVEAGRVLLGDNSADMATAILNAFMFAVAVAVAAIPEALSSIVTIVLAVGTNKMAKQHAIIRKLPAVETLGSTSVICTDKTGTLTQNKMTVVDYYLPDGTKENFPDSPEKWSIGERRLIHIAVLCNDSNINSEGKELGDPTEVALIAFSNKNNQDYNEIREKFIREGEIPFDSDRKLMSTLHTFNNNKAMLTKGGPDVMFARCSYVFLDGEEKPMTEEILTKLKETNEEFSNQALRVLAYGYKRMPADTTELKLEDEQDIVLVGLTAMIDPPREAVYASIEESKKAGIRTVMITGDHKTTAQAIGRDIGLMDADDIALTGQELDAMPEEELDKKLEHIAVYARVSPENKIRIVKAWQKKGKITAMTGDGVNDAPALKQADIGVAMGSGTDVAKDSAAMILTDDNFVSIVDAVGVGRTVFDNIKKSISYLFAGNLGAIIAILFALVLDWINPFTALQLLFINLVNDSLPAIALGMEKAEPDVMKRKPRDINEGIFAGGTMRAVISRGVLIGIAVIISQYIGMQISPEMSVAMAFTTLILARTLQTFAARSNVQTAFGAGFFSNKYVIGAVLLCFVLYGITVLPGAREIFSIPATFGLHEWSIAAGLALAAVVMMEIIKVIQNKFFKEA, encoded by the coding sequence TTGGAGATTTACCGCAAAAGCGCGGCAGAAACATTTACTCAACTAGAAGCGACAGAAAAAGGCTTAACAACTAGTGAGGTAACAAAACGACAAGAAAAATACGGTTTTAACGAACTGAAGAATAAAAAGAAAGATCCTCTTTGGAAACTTTTCCTGGAAACATTTAAAGATCCAATGGTTATTGTGTTAGTCATCGCTGCCTTGGTGCAGTTGGTTTTAGGCGAAGTAGTTGAATCGCTTATTATCTTTTTAGTGCTGATTGTGAACTCGATAATTAGCGTAGTTCAAACGCGAAAAGCAGAAAGTTCGCTCGATGCGTTACGAGAAATGTCTGCACCAGTCGCCAAAGTTATCCGCGATGGTTCGAAGCAAAGTATTCATGCGCGCGAACTTGTTCCGGGTGACGTCGTTATTTTAGATGCAGGTGATTTTGTCCCAGCAGACGGGCGTTTATTCGAAAGTGGCTCCTTGAAAATTGACGAAGGTATGCTTACTGGGGAATCGGAGGCGGTTGAAAAATATATCGACACCATTCCGGATGAAGTAGGGCTTGGCGACCGTGTCAATATGGTTTTCAGTGGTTCCCTTGTTGTTTATGGTCGCGGGATGTTTGTCGTAACAGGCACAGCGAGCGAAACAGAAATCGGTAAAATCGCTGGATTACTTGAAACAGCAGAAGCGAAACAAACGCCGCTACAACGAAAACTAGAATCATTTAGTAAAAAGTTAGGCATTGGTATTTTAGCACTCTGTGTACTTATTTTTGCAGTCGAAGCTGGTCGTGTGTTACTTGGCGACAATTCAGCGGATATGGCAACCGCGATTTTAAATGCCTTTATGTTTGCCGTGGCCGTAGCTGTAGCAGCCATTCCGGAAGCACTTTCTTCTATTGTAACGATTGTACTTGCAGTCGGAACGAACAAAATGGCAAAGCAACACGCGATTATTCGGAAGCTCCCAGCAGTTGAAACTCTAGGCTCCACAAGCGTTATTTGTACAGATAAAACCGGTACACTAACGCAAAATAAAATGACCGTTGTTGATTACTACTTACCAGATGGAACGAAAGAAAACTTCCCAGATAGCCCAGAAAAATGGTCCATTGGGGAGCGCCGTTTGATTCATATTGCGGTACTTTGTAACGACTCGAATATTAATAGCGAAGGTAAAGAACTAGGCGACCCGACCGAAGTGGCGCTGATTGCCTTTAGTAATAAAAATAATCAAGATTACAATGAAATTCGCGAAAAATTCATCCGCGAAGGCGAAATTCCTTTTGATTCAGATCGTAAATTAATGTCAACGCTACACACCTTCAATAACAACAAAGCAATGCTAACAAAAGGTGGCCCAGATGTGATGTTCGCGCGTTGTAGCTACGTGTTCCTTGACGGCGAAGAAAAGCCAATGACAGAAGAAATTTTAACGAAACTAAAAGAAACTAACGAAGAATTTTCCAATCAAGCGCTTCGTGTCTTAGCTTACGGCTACAAACGGATGCCGGCTGATACAACCGAATTAAAACTAGAAGACGAGCAAGATATCGTTCTAGTTGGCTTAACTGCAATGATTGATCCGCCACGTGAAGCCGTTTATGCATCGATTGAAGAGTCGAAAAAAGCGGGGATTCGCACTGTGATGATTACCGGAGACCATAAAACAACGGCGCAAGCAATCGGCCGTGATATTGGTTTAATGGATGCCGACGATATCGCATTAACTGGTCAAGAACTCGACGCAATGCCAGAAGAAGAACTCGACAAAAAACTTGAGCATATCGCTGTCTACGCCCGTGTATCTCCAGAAAATAAAATCCGAATCGTCAAAGCTTGGCAGAAAAAAGGCAAAATCACCGCAATGACTGGTGATGGTGTCAATGATGCGCCCGCCCTAAAACAAGCCGATATCGGCGTCGCAATGGGAAGCGGAACGGACGTTGCTAAAGACTCTGCCGCGATGATTTTAACCGATGACAATTTCGTATCAATTGTGGACGCAGTTGGTGTAGGTAGAACCGTCTTTGATAACATTAAAAAATCAATTTCTTACCTATTTGCAGGAAATTTAGGCGCAATTATCGCGATTTTATTTGCGCTCGTACTCGATTGGATTAACCCATTCACAGCACTACAATTACTATTTATCAACTTAGTCAATGACTCCTTACCAGCAATCGCACTAGGTATGGAAAAAGCAGAACCTGACGTAATGAAACGCAAACCAAGAGATATTAACGAAGGTATTTTTGCCGGTGGAACGATGCGCGCCGTTATTAGCCGCGGTGTCTTAATCGGTATCGCCGTTATCATCTCACAATATATCGGTATGCAAATTTCACCTGAGATGAGTGTCGCAATGGCATTCACTACACTTATCCTAGCTCGTACATTACAAACATTTGCAGCTCGCTCGAACGTCCAAACCGCATTTGGCGCAGGATTCTTCAGCAACAAATACGTTATCGGCGCCGTATTACTTTGTTTCGTCTTATACGGAATCACCGTACTACCAGGAGCTCGCGAAATCTTCTCGATCCCAGCAACATTCGGCTTACATGAATGGTCGATTGCAGCAGGGTTAGCACTCGCGGCAGTTGTGATGATGGAGATTATTAAAGTAATTCAGAATAAATTTTTTAAAGAAGCGTAA
- a CDS encoding Imm8 family immunity protein, translating into MKKQHNSKLVLLQEIHSTKLEIPLKDWEYAPGKELYFVVDLFIGTNDGTKRGNYFHVPVVTPATLYKLPKGKRKAIVLEYYCYDLLLDKIESILEICTKESWDDSCEALQNYFFWEYENYKA; encoded by the coding sequence ATGAAAAAGCAACATAATTCAAAGCTTGTTTTATTACAAGAAATTCATTCAACAAAACTAGAAATCCCACTTAAAGATTGGGAATATGCCCCCGGAAAAGAACTTTACTTTGTTGTTGATTTGTTTATTGGAACAAATGATGGCACGAAAAGAGGAAATTATTTTCATGTTCCAGTGGTAACGCCAGCAACTTTATATAAACTTCCAAAAGGGAAACGAAAAGCAATCGTATTGGAATATTATTGTTATGATTTACTTTTGGATAAAATAGAATCCATTTTGGAAATATGTACAAAAGAGAGCTGGGATGATTCTTGTGAAGCTCTGCAAAATTATTTCTTTTGGGAATATGAAAATTACAAAGCTTAA